CCGACCTCCCGCCCGTGCTGTTCGCCGCGGTGCGCTTCGACGTGGCCGCCGTCCTCCTGTTCGCGTACGTGTTCGTCACGGACACCGACTGGCGGCCGACCGGTCGCGAGGACTACGCGTACGTCGCCGTCGGCGGGACGTTCGCCATCGCCGCCCACCACGCCTTCCTGTTCGCCGGCCAGCAGTACGTCACCGGCGGCGTCGCCGCCGTCCTCCTCGGCCTCGTCCCCGTCGTCACGCCCGCGCTCACCCGAGTCGTCTCGCCCGGCGAGGAGTTCACCGCGCGCACCGCCGTCGGCGTCGCCCTCGGGTTCGTCGGCGTCGCCGTCATCGCGAACCCCGACCCCGCGAACCTCGCGGACAGCGTCACCGGGGTCGCGCTCGTGCTCGCCGCCGCGCTCGCGTTCGCAATCGCGTCCGTCGGCACGCACGCCCGCGACCCCGGCCTCCCGCTCGCCGCGACGCAAGCGTGGATGATGGCCGTCGGCGCCGTCCTCCTGCACGCCGTCGGTCTCGTCGTCCCCGGCGACGGCTTCGCCGCCGCGACGTGGACGCCAAACGCGCTCGCCGCGCTCGCGTACCTCGGCGCCGTCGCGGGCGCCGCCGGCTTCCTGCTTTACTTCACGCTCCTGGACGAACTCGGCCCCATCGAGTCGAGTTTCATCGAGTACGTCATCCCCGTGTTCGCCGCGCTCGGCGGCTGGCTACTGCTCGGGCAGGCCGTCACCGCGACTGCCGTCGCCGGGTTCGCGTGCATCTTCGCGGGGTTCGTCGCGGCGAAGTTCCCCGCGATTCGCGCGGAACTCCGGCACCTCGACGCGACGCGTCGCTGACCGACCGAAAGCGAGAGAAAGAGCCCGTCAGTGATTCAGTCGGCCGAGCCCGGCGTCTCGTCCGACGGCTCGTCGCGTGGTTCGCCGGGGATGTGCATCTCCTCGTCGTCCAGTTCGATGGGGCCGCGGGAGCTGTCCATGCCCGTCGTCATCAGGAACCGGATGGCGGCGCGCACGGACATGTCCGACTCGTGGACGTTGCTCTCGGGCACCATGATGAGCGACCCCTGGGTGGGGTTCGGGCTCCCCGGGAAGAAGACGTTCTGTGCGGGTTCGCCGGCGTACGTCTCCAGGTCGTCGGGGCTGTCGCCGGTCATCAGGCCGAGTCGGTAGACGCCCTTCCGGGGGTACTCGACGTAGACGACCGACTCGTAGTCGGTGCTCCGGGAGACGACGGACGTCGCCATCCCGCGGATGGTGCCGTAGATGGTGCGGAACACCGGCAGGAAGTTCACGAGGCGGCCGGTGCGACCGAACAGCCGCTTGCCCGCGCTCCGCTGTGCGAGGAATCCGAGCGCCGTCACCAGCAGGAAGAACAACACGAGCACGAGGAGTTGGGCGAGCAGGAGGTTGTTCGCGGTGAACGTCTCCAGTCGCGTCCCCTCGACCACCGGCACGAGCACGCCGCCGAGCCACCCCATCACGGTCCGGAGGACGAACAGCGTCACGAGCAGCGGCCCGACGAGAATCAAGCCGGTCGTGAAGTTGCTCTTTAACGTCGTCTTGATTCGCATACACGAACACGGGAGTGGCACCGAAATAAACCCTCGGCACGCCACGAGGCGGTCACCGGCGCTCGAACGGTCGCTCTTGTGCTGTCCGCCCGGTACTCATAAGCCCCGCGGGTCAGTATCGGGAGACAATGGCACGCATGGGGACTCCGGCCCGGCGGTCTGGGTGACTGACAGTGACCGCGCTCGGCGACGCCGTCCTGCAGGCACACGTCGTCGCGGGGTTCGCCGCGCTGTTCGCCGGTCTCGGCGCGCTCGCAACCGAGAAAGGCGGGCGTCGCCACCGGCAGTCGGGCCGAATCTACGTCTACGCGATGGCGTTCGTCTCCGGCACGTCGCTCGCACTGTACGCCGTCGAACCGACGTTCATGCGCCTGTTCCTCGGGCTCGTCGCGGTGTTCAGTTTCTACTTCGCGTTCTCCGGCTACCGCGTGCTCGGACGGAAGCGCCCGAGCGACGACCCAGCGCTCCCCGACTGGGTGGCGGTCGGTCTGCTCGGCGCGGCCAGCGTCGGCCTGCTCGCGGTCGGCGCCACCTACTACCTCGACGGCGCCGACTTCGCCGCCGTCGTCCTCGTGTTCGGCGCCATCGCGGGCGCGTTCGCCGTGACCGACGCTCGGAAGTTCCGACGCGAGCGGGACCGCTTCGCGTGGGTCGGCGAGCACGTCGTCCGGATGGGCGCGGGCTACATCGCCACTGTCAGCGCGTTCTCCACGGTGAACTTCACCGCCCTCCCCTCGATTGCGCGGTGGCTCTGGCCGACGGTCCTCGGAACGCCGCTCTTGGTCTACCTCCAGTACAAGTACGAGGACGAGTTCGCGTCGAACTGACCGGCCGGCGACGCGCCGGAAATCCGCCCGACTCGAACCCCAGACTAGATATCGCGGCATACGATTCATCGGTTCGGCGCAGCGCGGACGGGGGACGCGTTGAGCGAGTCAGCGTGTGACGATAGGCGACGAATCGCATCTCACGCGGACCGCTGAACGCGATGGTGATGGTCTGGAAGACCGAGCGCGGTGAGTCGAGCACGCGGGCGGCCTCGGCGGCAGCGCCGCCTTGAGAGCGACGAACGGCGACCGAGTGAATACTGTGTCGCCTGCAGGTCGGTTCGCGCCATCGAATCGTGTCCGCCGACGAGAGCCGACCGCCGCGCGACCCGACTGCGATTCGCTCGCGTGACGAATACCAATCACCGAGGTTGGCGCGAGACCGCGCCTGGCTCCTGCCCGTGACGCGGGAGTGAGCGCGAGCGACTCGCGTCGGCGACCCCCAGCAGGTTCGATACCACCGCCACAGAAATTTTGCTTATGATTGAAGGTAGTACTATCAGAGGAATAGTTTTATCTCTGAATTCGGCATGCTCTAACTGCTGTATCCTTTTCTGTAGTACTACATTTGGGCAGAATGGGGGTGCCTAACGAGTGATAAGACACCTTATCCGCTCGGAGAGGAACATTGATGGTGGCGGGCCGAAACGCACCCGATATGGGCGACGAGGACCGCGCGGTCGTGAAGACCTACGTGCCGACCGAGCAGAAGTCGGCGTGGCGAGAGCACGCAGACGAACTGGACATGTCCCAGAGCGAGTATCTGCGGACGATGGTGCAGGCCGGGAGACGCGGCTTTCTGGCCGACCGCGAGGAAGGCGGTTCTGGGGACGCTACCCCTGGGGGTGAAGGCCTCGAAGACCGGGTCCTCCGAGCGCTCGATTCGGAGGACGTCGTGTCGTGGGACGAACTGGTCGCGGACCTCTCCGGTGACTTCGAGGACCGCCTCGACGAAGCCGTCCAATCGCTGTCCGAGGACGGCCGGATTCGCTTCGACCCGCGCCGCGGCGGGTACGTCCGTCAGTCATGAGCGGGGAGGCGCCGGCCGCGCGGCGCGGCCACGACGAGGACGTCGAGGACCCGGTGGCGTACTTCCTCGAAGACATGGCCTACCACGGGAAGAGCGAGCGAACGCGGGAGGCCTACGGCCGCGTGCTCCGGGACTTCGAGGCGTTTCTCACGGAGTTCGACGCGGCGCCCGCGGACGCCGACCGCCGGGACTGCCTCGCGTGGGTCCACGAACTCCGCGGCGACCACGCGGAGAGCACCGTCGCGACGTACGCCTCCTACCTGAATCGGTTCTACGGCTACATGACCCAAGTCGGCGCGTTCGACGGGAACCCGATGGCGCTCGTGATGCAGGAGATGGACGAAGCCATCGACACGGACCCCGCCCGCAGGGAGGTGTCCGTCGAGCGGATGCGCGAGTTCGTCGCCGGCGTGACCCACCCGCTCGAACGCGCGGTGGTCGTGACGCTGCTGAAGACCGGGCTGCGGGTCGGCGAACTGTGCAACCTCGACGTGCGGGACCTCGCGTTGGACGCGCCGGCGGTCGAATCCGCGTACGACGTCGGGACGCGCGCCCAACTGGACGGGAAGCCGGACACGCTGTTCGTCGACCCAGACGTCTCGCGGGGGGCGGTGACGAACGGCGAGGAGCGCACGGCGTCGAACAAGCGAAAGCGCGCGACCCTCGTTCCGATAGACGGCGAGTTGAAGCGCGCGCTCGTGGCGTGGCTGGCGATTCGGCCGGACGCGCCGTCCCCGGCGGAGCCGCTGTTCGTGAGCACGCGGGACGCGTGGGGAAAGCGGCTGACGCCGGAGATGGTGCGGTCCGTGGTCCGCCGACACGCCGAGGACGCGGGCTGGTACCGCGAGGGCGGGGACGCCGCGGAGAACGTCACCCCGCACTACTTCCGGCACTTCTTCACGACGCACCTGCGTGACCGCACGGGCGACCGCGGCGTCGTGAAGTACCTCCGCGGGGACGTCGCCGACGACATCATCGACACGTACACGCACAACTGGGGCGACAGGGTGCGGGAGGTGTACTCGGAACACATCTACTCGCTGACGTAGCGTCAGAGAACGCACTCGTAAATTCTATAGCGCTATACAGAAGTCGAGAGGGGCGCGGGCGGCGAGCGACCCCTGGCTTTACGTGGTGACGCCCGCGATAGCACGTTCGATGGTGACGGTGGAAGACGCCGGGAGAACGCCGTACGAAGCGCTCTCGCCCGACGAGTTCGGGACGCCGTCGGTCAGGTGTCTGCCCGACGGGAGTGTCGACCAGTACTACCGACTGTTCGACGGGCGGAGCGACCGCGTCGCGTCCAGGGCCGCGTTCGCCGACTTGGTCGCGGGCGACGACGCCGAGTCCGTGACGACCGTCCCGCACGGCGTCGACGGCGGCGGACAGGCGGTCAACGCCGCTCGACAGGTCCACGCGCTCGGGGGCGACGCGGGCGTCTTCGGCCACCTCGACCACGACGTCTTCGCCGACCTCCCGTTCGCGACCCGGTCGATGGGCCGGCCCGCACAGATTCGCGTCCTCGAGTTCGAGGACCGCGAGTTCATGCTCTCCGAGGAGTCGACCGACCTCCGTGACTGGACGCCGGAAGCGCTCCGGTCGGTCGACCCGGGGTTCGCGTCGCTCGCGGACGCGGACGCCGTGTTCGTCGGGAACTGGGTGTCCGCCCGCGGCGTCGCGGATGCGCTGGAAGCGTTCGCGTCCGTCGATGGGCTCGGCCCGGTCGTGTTCGACCCCGGCGACCTGACACACCACGACCCCGGCGACGTGGCGTCGCTGCTGGCGTCGGTGTCGGTGCTGGCGGCGGAACGCGACGTGGTGCTCAGCACGAACGCGGGCGAGATGCGGCAAATCGCCGCCTCGTTCGCCGAGGACGACGGCTCGCTGGCCGAACAGACCGCCGCCGTGCAGTCCGAGACCGGAGTTCTGGCGGCAGTCGTCCACGACGTGACGCGAGCGCTCGCCGCGACCGAGCGCGGCGTCCACCGGGTACCCAACGTGGTCGTCGACGACGTGGAGCGGACGACCGGCGCGGGCGACCGGTTCGGGGGCGCGCTCGCGTTCGGCCTCGGGGACGGCCTCTCGTTGGTGCCGGCGCTCTCGCTGGCGAACGCGTGTGCGTCGCGGTTCGTCGCG
The nucleotide sequence above comes from Halobacterium litoreum. Encoded proteins:
- a CDS encoding DMT family transporter — encoded protein: MGRYRTPGLFLLLAAVWGTAFPATDAGLADLPPVLFAAVRFDVAAVLLFAYVFVTDTDWRPTGREDYAYVAVGGTFAIAAHHAFLFAGQQYVTGGVAAVLLGLVPVVTPALTRVVSPGEEFTARTAVGVALGFVGVAVIANPDPANLADSVTGVALVLAAALAFAIASVGTHARDPGLPLAATQAWMMAVGAVLLHAVGLVVPGDGFAAATWTPNALAALAYLGAVAGAAGFLLYFTLLDELGPIESSFIEYVIPVFAALGGWLLLGQAVTATAVAGFACIFAGFVAAKFPAIRAELRHLDATRR
- a CDS encoding DUF5805 domain-containing protein — translated: MGDEDRAVVKTYVPTEQKSAWREHADELDMSQSEYLRTMVQAGRRGFLADREEGGSGDATPGGEGLEDRVLRALDSEDVVSWDELVADLSGDFEDRLDEAVQSLSEDGRIRFDPRRGGYVRQS
- a CDS encoding tyrosine-type recombinase/integrase, whose product is MSGEAPAARRGHDEDVEDPVAYFLEDMAYHGKSERTREAYGRVLRDFEAFLTEFDAAPADADRRDCLAWVHELRGDHAESTVATYASYLNRFYGYMTQVGAFDGNPMALVMQEMDEAIDTDPARREVSVERMREFVAGVTHPLERAVVVTLLKTGLRVGELCNLDVRDLALDAPAVESAYDVGTRAQLDGKPDTLFVDPDVSRGAVTNGEERTASNKRKRATLVPIDGELKRALVAWLAIRPDAPSPAEPLFVSTRDAWGKRLTPEMVRSVVRRHAEDAGWYREGGDAAENVTPHYFRHFFTTHLRDRTGDRGVVKYLRGDVADDIIDTYTHNWGDRVREVYSEHIYSLT
- a CDS encoding PfkB family carbohydrate kinase; translation: MVTVEDAGRTPYEALSPDEFGTPSVRCLPDGSVDQYYRLFDGRSDRVASRAAFADLVAGDDAESVTTVPHGVDGGGQAVNAARQVHALGGDAGVFGHLDHDVFADLPFATRSMGRPAQIRVLEFEDREFMLSEESTDLRDWTPEALRSVDPGFASLADADAVFVGNWVSARGVADALEAFASVDGLGPVVFDPGDLTHHDPGDVASLLASVSVLAAERDVVLSTNAGEMRQIAASFAEDDGSLAEQTAAVQSETGVLAAVVHDVTRALAATERGVHRVPNVVVDDVERTTGAGDRFGGALAFGLGDGLSLVPALSLANACASRFVATAETAGRETVASVVADASLHR
- a CDS encoding DUF2306 domain-containing protein; the protein is MTALGDAVLQAHVVAGFAALFAGLGALATEKGGRRHRQSGRIYVYAMAFVSGTSLALYAVEPTFMRLFLGLVAVFSFYFAFSGYRVLGRKRPSDDPALPDWVAVGLLGAASVGLLAVGATYYLDGADFAAVVLVFGAIAGAFAVTDARKFRRERDRFAWVGEHVVRMGAGYIATVSAFSTVNFTALPSIARWLWPTVLGTPLLVYLQYKYEDEFASN
- a CDS encoding DUF502 domain-containing protein, which gives rise to MRIKTTLKSNFTTGLILVGPLLVTLFVLRTVMGWLGGVLVPVVEGTRLETFTANNLLLAQLLVLVLFFLLVTALGFLAQRSAGKRLFGRTGRLVNFLPVFRTIYGTIRGMATSVVSRSTDYESVVYVEYPRKGVYRLGLMTGDSPDDLETYAGEPAQNVFFPGSPNPTQGSLIMVPESNVHESDMSVRAAIRFLMTTGMDSSRGPIELDDEEMHIPGEPRDEPSDETPGSAD